Within Actinoplanes sp. L3-i22, the genomic segment AACGTGTTGGTCTCGGCGAAGAGCTTCTGCTTCGCCACCGGGTCCTTGCTGATGCCGACCCGCTGCACGCCGGCCGCTTTGTATTCGGTGGCCAGGTCACGGAAGTGACAGGCCTCCGCGGTGCAGCCACGGGTCATCGCGCCGGGATAGAAGAACAGCACGACAGGCCCGTCGGCGAGCAGGTCGGTCAGCCGCCGGGGCGTGCCGTCCTGGTCGGGCAGTTCGAAATCGGGCGCGATGTCACCTTTACCGATGCTCACGCCACGAAGACTACGTCAACGAAAGAGGATTCACGTCCGCCGCGGCCTGGACGAACGCGCGGATCAGCGGGGTCGCCGCCGCGGTGCGCCACACCGGGGCGTACCGCAGGACCGGCCCGTCGGTGATCGGCACGAAGACGACGTCGCTGCGGCGCCGGGACGCGGCCGCGTACGCCCCGAGCGGCGTCACCACCTGCCCACCGGCCACCGCGGTGAGGGCCTCCTCGACGGTGGTCACCGCCGGGCCGCGCCGGATCGGCCGCCCGGCCGGGGTGGTCAGCGGCGTGTGCTCGTGCCAGACGTAGGCCGGCACCGGCCCCTCCAGGTCCACCACCGCGACGTCACCGAGGTCCTCCATGGTGACCCGCTCCCGGCCGGCCAGCGGGTGCCCGGCGGCGACCGCCAGCACCAGCTTCTCGGTGTGCAGCGGCGGCCCGGCGGTCAGATCCGGCTCGCGGACCGGCAGCCAGAGCAGCGCCACGTCGACCCGGCCGGCGCGCAGGCCGCCGAACGGGTCGGCCGGCAGGATCTCGCGCAGGTGCACCGGGTTGTCCGGATGCCGCTGCCGGAACAGGCCGAGGACGCCGGCGATCTCCTGGTGGTGGGTGTCGAACGTGCCGACGGTCAGGGCGCCGGTCAGTCCGCGCGCGGTCGCGGTGGCCTCGGCGATCCCGGCCCGGATCTCGGCGTAACCGGCGGCGAGCCGGTCGCGCAGGCGCTCGCCGAGCGGGGTGAGCCGGACGCTGCGGCTGGTCCGGTCGAACAGGGCGCCGCCGATCCGGCGCTCCTGCTGTTTGATCGACTGGCTGACCCGGGCCTGGGAGACGTGCAGGCGCTCGGCGGTCCGTCCGAAGTGCAGCTCGTCGGCGAGGGCCAGGAAGATCTCGATGTCCCGGAGCTCCACCCGGGCAGTGTACGGCGATCGATAACCCGTGGGTTATCCAGCGGCGCGATCCCGGGCGTTGTTCGGGGCGGGCGGCCACGCGATCGTGGGATCAACGCCGTACCCAAGGAGATTTTGATGTCTGAGAAGTTGCACGACGTGCTGGTGCGCCATGTCGAATCCGGGCGGATCCCCGGGCTGGTCGCCCTGGTCGGCATCGGTGACCGGACGCGGGTCGAGGTGCTCGGCACGATGCGGCACGAGGGCGGCGCCCCGATGCGCCGGGACACGATCTTCCGGATGGCCTCGACGTCGAAGCCGGTCACGGTCGCCGCCGCGATGATCCTGATCGACGAGTGCCGGCTGCGGTTCGACGACGTGGTCGAGCCGTGGCTGCCCGAGCTCGCCGACCGGCAGGTGCTGCGGCGGCCGGACGGGCCGCTCGACGACACCGTGCCGGCGCGCCGGCCGATTACCGTCCGGGACGTGCTGACCTCGACGTTCGGGCTCGGCATGGACATGACCGCGCTGGGCACGCCGATCATGAACGCGGTCTTCGCGCAGGGGCTCACCCCGGACCTGCCGGCGCCGATGCCCGCGCCGGACGAGTGGATGCGCCGGCTCGGCACGCTGCCGCTGATGCACCAGCCCGGCGAGCGCTGGCAGTACCAGATCAGCAGCGACCTGCTCGGCGTGCTCGTCGCCCGGGTCACCGGCCAGTCCTTCGGGACGTTCCTGCACGAGCGGCTCTTCGGCCCGCTGGGGATGACCGACACCGGGTTCGACCTGCCGGACAGCAAGATCGACCGGCTGCCGCCGCTGTACGCCCCGGACCCGAAGACCGGCGAGTTCCACGTCTGGGACGAGGCCGCGGGCGGGCGGCACAGCGCGCCGCCGGCGTTCGAGGGCGGGGGCGGCGGGCTGGTCTCGACGGCCGACGACTACCACGCGTACTTCCGGATGCTGCTCAACCACGGCATGCACGGGGGCGAGCGGATCCTGTCCCGGCCGGCCGTCGAGCTGATGACGAGCAACCGGCTGACGCCCGCGCAGCAGGCCGCCCGCACCGCGATGGCCAGCGAGAACGTGCACGTCTCCTACGGCCAGGGGCAGCACGGCGGGTGGGGGCTGGGCATGGCGGTGCGCACCTACCGGGGTGACTACGCGCCGATCGGGCAGTTCGGGTGGGACGGCGGCAGCGGCGTCTCCACCTACGCCGACCCGGCCAACCGGCTGACCGGGATCCTGCTCACCCAGGTCGGCATGTCCGTCCCCGACCCGGCCCGGCTGATCCACGACTTCTGGACCACGCTCTACCAGGAGGCCGGCTGAGGCGTCACGAGCCGAGGCTGCCGACGCCCTTCGCGATCACCAGCACCGAGATGACCAGCGCCGAGGTGGACTCGATGCCCATCAGGATCTTGGCGCGGGTGGAGAGCGGCATGGTGTCGGTCGGGCTGAACGCCGACGAGTTGCTCAGCGACACGTACAGGTAGTCGACGATCGCCGGCACCCAGTCGCTGACCTTGCTCGAGCCGGCCTGCACCTCGGCCACGGTGTCGTGGTCCTCGTCCTGCGGGAACCGGAAGTCGGCCCGGGGCAGGGCGTCCCGGTCGACGTGGGTGCGGGCCACCGGGCCGCCCCGGTCCAGCTCCCAGAACGCGAGGCCGTAGACGATCACGTTGGTCAGCCACACCTGCCCGGCGGCGATCAGCAGCTCGACGGCCCGCGAGTCGTCGGTGGTGACCAGCTGCCGCAGCAGCAGGACCAGCGCGACCGCGTTCGCCACCGCGATCAGCCCGACCAGGGTCAGCGCCGCGGCCCGCTCCCACGGACTGTCCCGGGTCATCCGGTACGGGTTGACGATCAGCAGGGCGACCAGCAGCAGCACCTCGAGCGCCGGGATGACCAGGCGGGGCCCGAGGATCAGCTGGTCGGGCAGCAGCGCGTAGAGGGCGATCGCCACGACGACCACCAGCGCGGACGGCAGCCGCGCCTCGCCGCGCCGGGCCTTCCCTGTCTTGGTCACCGCCGCGGCATGCCCCGGCCGCCAAAAGACCAAACCACAAAACCCGCGACGGTACGGCGTCAGCCCAGCTCACGCGGGTGGAGCACGATCCCGCCCGCCCGAGCGGCCGCGGCGTAGGACGCGGCCAGCACGTCGAGGCTCGCGTGCCGGTTGAGTCCGCTCGGGTTCGGCAC encodes:
- a CDS encoding peroxiredoxin, coding for MSIGKGDIAPDFELPDQDGTPRRLTDLLADGPVVLFFYPGAMTRGCTAEACHFRDLATEYKAAGVQRVGISKDPVAKQKLFAETNTFDYPLLSDPESVTIAAYGVKRKLALGPLSTKRMTFVIGTDRTILDVIHSELDMNEHAVEALSVASAAKAG
- a CDS encoding LysR family transcriptional regulator, whose amino-acid sequence is MELRDIEIFLALADELHFGRTAERLHVSQARVSQSIKQQERRIGGALFDRTSRSVRLTPLGERLRDRLAAGYAEIRAGIAEATATARGLTGALTVGTFDTHHQEIAGVLGLFRQRHPDNPVHLREILPADPFGGLRAGRVDVALLWLPVREPDLTAGPPLHTEKLVLAVAAGHPLAGRERVTMEDLGDVAVVDLEGPVPAYVWHEHTPLTTPAGRPIRRGPAVTTVEEALTAVAGGQVVTPLGAYAAASRRRSDVVFVPITDGPVLRYAPVWRTAAATPLIRAFVQAAADVNPLSLT
- a CDS encoding serine hydrolase, encoding MSEKLHDVLVRHVESGRIPGLVALVGIGDRTRVEVLGTMRHEGGAPMRRDTIFRMASTSKPVTVAAAMILIDECRLRFDDVVEPWLPELADRQVLRRPDGPLDDTVPARRPITVRDVLTSTFGLGMDMTALGTPIMNAVFAQGLTPDLPAPMPAPDEWMRRLGTLPLMHQPGERWQYQISSDLLGVLVARVTGQSFGTFLHERLFGPLGMTDTGFDLPDSKIDRLPPLYAPDPKTGEFHVWDEAAGGRHSAPPAFEGGGGGLVSTADDYHAYFRMLLNHGMHGGERILSRPAVELMTSNRLTPAQQAARTAMASENVHVSYGQGQHGGWGLGMAVRTYRGDYAPIGQFGWDGGSGVSTYADPANRLTGILLTQVGMSVPDPARLIHDFWTTLYQEAG